A section of the Methanosarcina mazei S-6 genome encodes:
- a CDS encoding alpha/beta hydrolase, with protein MMRLPRLQLNTIIILPVSEIVIFEDASHQHHLEKTDEYLKVVRNFIDKAEKRQMFTPLKTPIPLK; from the coding sequence ATGATGAGGCTACCCCGTTTACAACTGAATACTATCATCATACTTCCGGTCTCTGAGATTGTTATCTTTGAGGATGCATCGCATCAACACCACCTTGAAAAAACAGATGAGTACCTTAAGGTCGTGCGTAATTTTATAGATAAAGCAGAGAAAAGACAGATGTTCACACCCCTTAAAACTCCAATCCCACTAAAATAA
- a CDS encoding PocR ligand-binding domain-containing protein, with amino-acid sequence MKTGQSPATDSNPVLSVAVAKDGVVFNSNEAGESLLHEWGVRVGDKLPPHIEIFVQRAISREAIEKIEVKIGKRVYFVVFHLLAEQECVNIYGFDISDNKNLEEELLEGETQEKVNLELAEIIDAKAIQSLMNDFYRLSHIPMALLDLKGNILVSVGWQDICTKFHRVNPETCKYCIESDINLTADVAPGEYKLYRCKNNMWDVVTPIMVEGQHIGNIFSGQFLFDNEPLDYDLFRSQARKYGFNEEEYIKALEKVPRLSREAVDTSMAFFMTFANMISQLSYSNIKLSQSLEERDAVVDALRESEKRERARSDELAVVLDAVPVSVYIAHDPKALQITGNRLSYEWVHAPEGTNFSKSAPEGERPEMFKLFKDGVEMQPEDMPSQVAAAGREVNDFELNIVSSEGKIRHVLGNARPLCDEQGNPRGSISAFIDITERKKTEEALRLSNLYNRSLIEASLDPLVTIGPDGKITDVNNAAEKVTGYSRNDLIGTDFSDYFTEPEKARAGYQQVFMDGEVRDYSLEIQHKDGQITPVLYNASVYTDENSEVIGVFAAARDITERKKALETLRCSEDQFRGLVSQPFNY; translated from the coding sequence GTGAAAACGGGGCAATCTCCAGCAACAGACTCAAATCCTGTGCTCAGTGTGGCTGTGGCAAAGGATGGTGTCGTTTTTAACTCAAATGAGGCAGGTGAGTCCTTACTGCATGAGTGGGGAGTGAGAGTAGGAGATAAATTACCTCCACATATCGAAATTTTTGTTCAAAGGGCAATTTCCCGGGAAGCTATTGAAAAAATAGAAGTTAAAATAGGCAAGAGAGTGTACTTTGTTGTATTTCACCTCTTGGCCGAACAAGAATGCGTAAACATTTACGGATTTGATATAAGTGACAATAAAAATCTTGAGGAAGAACTTCTTGAAGGTGAAACTCAAGAAAAGGTGAACCTGGAACTTGCCGAGATTATTGACGCTAAAGCAATCCAGTCCCTTATGAATGATTTTTATAGGCTTTCTCATATCCCCATGGCCCTGCTTGATCTTAAGGGCAATATTCTGGTAAGTGTTGGATGGCAGGATATCTGCACAAAATTTCACAGGGTTAATCCTGAAACCTGCAAGTACTGCATAGAAAGTGACATAAATCTAACTGCTGACGTTGCTCCGGGAGAATATAAGCTGTACAGGTGCAAGAACAATATGTGGGACGTAGTGACTCCCATTATGGTAGAAGGGCAGCATATAGGGAATATCTTCTCAGGGCAGTTCCTTTTTGATAATGAGCCTCTTGACTACGATCTTTTTCGGTCCCAGGCTAGAAAATACGGCTTCAATGAGGAGGAATACATAAAGGCGCTTGAAAAGGTCCCGCGGTTGAGCAGGGAAGCTGTGGATACAAGCATGGCTTTCTTCATGACCTTTGCCAATATGATCTCACAACTGAGCTACAGCAATATCAAGCTGTCTCAATCACTGGAGGAACGTGATGCTGTGGTAGACGCGCTGAGAGAGAGCGAGAAACGTGAACGGGCTCGCTCGGATGAGCTGGCAGTAGTATTGGATGCCGTTCCTGTCTCCGTTTATATAGCACACGATCCCAAGGCTCTTCAGATAACCGGCAACCGCCTCTCCTATGAATGGGTGCATGCTCCTGAGGGTACAAACTTCTCCAAGTCCGCTCCTGAAGGAGAGAGACCCGAGATGTTTAAGTTATTCAAGGACGGGGTGGAGATGCAGCCTGAAGATATGCCATCACAGGTGGCAGCTGCAGGTAGAGAGGTAAACGATTTCGAGCTAAACATTGTATCTTCGGAAGGCAAGATACGACATGTTCTGGGCAATGCAAGACCGCTGTGTGACGAGCAGGGTAACCCACGTGGATCTATTTCTGCATTCATAGATATTACCGAACGCAAAAAGACAGAAGAAGCTCTAAGACTGTCAAATCTCTATAACCGCAGCCTGATTGAAGCCAGCCTGGACCCTCTTGTAACCATCGGGCCTGATGGCAAAATTACTGATGTAAATAATGCTGCAGAAAAGGTTACCGGATATTCCAGAAATGATTTAATCGGTACTGATTTTTCAGATTACTTTACTGAGCCCGAGAAAGCCCGTGCAGGCTATCAGCAGGTATTCATGGATGGTGAAGTTAGGGATTATTCTCTGGAGATTCAACATAAAGATGGGCAGATAACTCCTGTTCTGTACAATGCTTCAGTTTATACAGACGAGAATAGCGAGGTTATTGGTGTTTTTGCTGCTGCACGCGATATCACCGAACGTAAGAAGGCGCTGGAAACGCTTCGCTGTAGTGAGGATCAGTTTCGGGGACTAGTGTCTCAACCATTTAATTATTAG
- a CDS encoding PAS domain-containing sensor histidine kinase, whose protein sequence is MTLVQNVKSGVALIDETGRFAVVNPSFMQIFGLDSELDILNINSQEWSRWEVYGEDGKLLHVDDHPVRKAVRTGKPVKDQLVAVRNPEENELTWMLISAEPVMKENGHIYRIICTYHDITERKRAEEALRKSEERFRALVTASSEVVYRVSPDWSEMRQLYGRGFLADTEIPSSSWLQEYVPPEDQPRVTAVVNEAISTKSTYQLEHRVRLADGSLGWIFSRAVPMLNANGEIVEWFGAASDITERKRAEEALRESEERLRLLGDNLPNSAVYQYIHEPDGSVRFLYFSTGIERLNGINVQDVLRDPSTLYRQVPPEYLERVFEAEALSARELSDFDMEVPMRLPDGQEKWMRLHSRPRRLHDGRKIWDGVQIDVTKQKQAEEDLNKVHYNLEKLVEERTSELEKAYISLKESEKGLAEAQRMAHIGNWEWDIVTGKAYWSEEMYRIFRCDSRESAPPYNEFLNYVHPEDRDYLDSVLKKAVKGRIHSIEYRIVLANGEERAVHMQSEVIFDGKNNPIRIKGIIQDITERKETEEALKNIETARKKEIHHRIKNNLQVISSLLDLQADKFDNPTVIEAFRESQNRVISMALIHEELYKGENTDTLNFSTYIKELAENLFQTYSLSSKNIHLNMDLEENALFNMDVAVPLGIIINELVSNSLKHAFPGRDSGEVRIELRREKNGKHKKECNKVTSFILAVSDNGIGIPENLKIEVAGSLGIQLITALVHQLDGELELNRNNGAEFIIKFSVREKSNQASHPAV, encoded by the coding sequence ATGACACTAGTCCAGAATGTAAAATCTGGAGTTGCGCTTATTGATGAGACTGGCAGGTTCGCAGTGGTAAACCCATCATTTATGCAGATTTTTGGCCTGGATAGCGAGCTCGACATTCTAAATATTAATAGTCAGGAATGGAGCAGATGGGAAGTCTATGGAGAGGATGGTAAACTACTGCATGTCGATGACCATCCCGTTAGAAAGGCTGTGAGAACCGGTAAGCCCGTGAAAGACCAGCTCGTAGCCGTGCGGAATCCCGAGGAAAACGAACTCACCTGGATGCTGATAAGCGCCGAACCGGTCATGAAAGAAAATGGCCATATATACAGGATAATCTGCACTTACCATGACATTACCGAACGCAAACGGGCTGAAGAGGCGCTGCGGAAGAGTGAGGAGCGTTTTCGTGCTCTTGTAACGGCCAGTTCAGAAGTGGTATATCGTGTGAGTCCTGATTGGAGCGAGATGCGCCAGCTCTATGGTCGAGGTTTTCTTGCAGATACGGAAATCCCAAGCAGTTCATGGCTTCAGGAATATGTTCCTCCGGAAGATCAGCCTCGTGTGACAGCCGTCGTCAATGAAGCTATAAGTACAAAGAGCACTTACCAGCTGGAACATCGGGTCCGGCTAGCAGACGGCAGCCTTGGATGGATCTTCTCGCGTGCGGTTCCTATGCTGAATGCTAACGGCGAAATCGTTGAATGGTTTGGTGCCGCCAGCGATATCACCGAGCGCAAACGGGCCGAAGAGGCACTTCGTGAAAGTGAGGAGCGTCTGCGTCTCCTGGGCGACAACTTACCGAACAGTGCAGTTTATCAGTATATCCATGAGCCCGACGGCAGTGTCCGGTTTCTGTACTTCAGCACAGGCATCGAACGGCTCAACGGCATCAATGTCCAGGATGTGCTGCGTGACCCCAGCACACTGTACAGGCAAGTTCCGCCGGAATATTTAGAACGGGTCTTTGAAGCAGAGGCGCTTAGTGCGAGAGAGTTGTCGGATTTTGATATGGAAGTACCTATGCGGCTGCCAGATGGCCAGGAGAAGTGGATGCGACTTCACTCCCGTCCTCGCCGGCTTCACGACGGCCGAAAGATATGGGATGGCGTTCAAATAGATGTCACTAAGCAAAAGCAGGCAGAGGAAGATCTAAATAAAGTACATTATAATCTGGAAAAATTAGTTGAAGAACGTACATCAGAGCTTGAAAAGGCTTATATTTCATTGAAAGAGAGTGAAAAAGGCCTCGCTGAAGCTCAAAGAATGGCTCATATTGGAAACTGGGAATGGGACATTGTAACTGGTAAAGCATATTGGTCTGAGGAAATGTATCGTATCTTCAGATGCGACTCTAGAGAATCAGCACCGCCTTATAACGAATTTTTAAATTACGTACATCCGGAAGATCGAGACTATTTGGATAGCGTCCTTAAGAAAGCTGTAAAAGGAAGAATTCACAGTATTGAATATAGAATCGTCTTGGCTAATGGGGAAGAGCGTGCAGTCCATATGCAATCTGAGGTCATTTTTGATGGAAAAAACAACCCTATCCGGATCAAAGGAATAATTCAGGATATTACAGAGCGTAAAGAAACAGAAGAAGCCCTGAAAAATATTGAGACTGCCCGTAAAAAGGAAATCCACCATCGGATTAAGAATAATTTGCAGGTAATTTCCTCACTACTTGACCTTCAGGCTGATAAGTTCGATAATCCGACAGTTATTGAGGCTTTCAGAGAAAGCCAGAACCGGGTTATATCTATGGCTCTCATCCACGAAGAACTTTATAAAGGGGAAAATACCGATACTCTTAACTTTTCAACTTACATAAAAGAGTTAGCTGAAAATCTTTTCCAGACTTATAGCCTTAGTAGCAAAAACATCCATCTGAATATGGATCTGGAAGAAAATGCGTTATTTAATATGGATGTTGCTGTCCCGCTGGGAATAATTATCAATGAACTCGTTTCCAATTCCCTCAAACATGCATTTCCGGGCAGAGACAGTGGAGAAGTCCGAATCGAACTCCGCAGAGAAAAAAATGGAAAGCACAAAAAGGAATGTAATAAGGTCACCAGTTTTATTCTGGCTGTTTCAGACAATGGTATAGGCATTCCTGAAAATCTCAAAATTGAAGTTGCTGGTAGTCTTGGCATACAGCTGATAACCGCCCTTGTTCATCAGTTAGATGGGGAACTTGAACTTAATAGGAATAACGGAGCTGAATTTATTATTAAGTTTTCAGTAAGAGAAAAAAGTAATCAGGCGTCACATCCAGCAGTATAA
- a CDS encoding PAS domain S-box protein — MDTKMKQFPTNISNPVLSVGMDGTVLYSNEAGEPLLHEWGVRVGEKLPSSIGYIAQRVISRNNPEKIEVKVGKSVYLIVFHPLSMQECVNISGFDISGQKEFEEKPLESKEKYQDLFNLIEQAVQIGEIVFDENGRSIDNIILDVNLAYEKHSGLRREQVIGRGFKEIFPIVEQRWLDRYGEVVRTGMGMHFEEYNASLDRWFEVFASPMGSNRFIAVFSDITRHKQTEEDLLRSEQHYRLLHETMLQGVVYQDASGKIISMNPAAERILGKTPAEFLGSSSVGEEYLTIREDGSMFPGLEHPAMVSLRTGQKVQGVVMGVYNPRENFYRWININAVPIFRTGEDRPFQVYTLFDDITERKQEEHRIRRYNRILKGINRIFSNVVQAKTEEEVGNACLSVALEVTGSEFGFINEMGTDGLLHDVAKSDLGWERCFMYDKTGHRRPPSFFAVHGLYGSVIINEKGFFTSDPPSHPDSIGIPYGHPPLTSFLGVPLVQDGKTIGLIAVANREGGYSSEQQEDLEAIAPAVVQALQRKKAEEALRLSNIYNRSLIESSLDPLVTIGRDGKITDVNCATEQVTGYSRNDLIKTDFSDYFTEPENARAGYKQVFTDGEVRDYPLEIQHKDGHITPVLYNASVYRDENGEVIGVFAAARDITERKKAEEALKKAYDNLDKLVKERTAELEKAYTSLKESEKGLAEAQKMAHIGNWDLDLVTGEVFWSDELYQIFGRNPQESGATYHELLNYIHPDDRDFVDSAIKKGLNEKPSGIDYRVLLANGEERNVHAESEVIFDENDVPVRAKGIVQDITERKKSEEKIRNLANIVESSSDAIGTISLEGVITSWNKGAEQVYGYSAEEILGKTESILTLPHLSEETKKLTDRVIKGERINNYETSRLRKDGTIINVSLTLSPVFDASGKLTAVSVIARDITERKRVEEKLREIEEKYRNIVETANEGILIIDDEAIITYANKKMADMLGYTLEEGLGRPVWDFADEESKTILKQSLEKRRQGINGSYELKLICKDGSSLWALINAKSIFDKDGKFMGTVSMLTDITKRKKAEEALERMDKARIKEIHHRIKNNLQIISSLLDLQAEKFEDENVIESFREGQNRVISMSLIHEELYKGEGTDTLDFSAYFKKLAENLFKTYNLSSKNISLSMDLEEDTFFDMDTAVPLGIIVNELVSNSLKHAFNEDEEGKIRIKLCREEKNSEMGMSLFSLTVSDDGKGLPDDMELKCVESLGLQLVNILVDQLDGELQLKREQGTEFTIKFKVIEKDNPAHAGLKSQKNG; from the coding sequence ATGGACACAAAAATGAAGCAATTTCCGACAAATATCTCTAATCCTGTGCTCAGTGTTGGAATGGATGGGACTGTTCTTTACTCAAATGAGGCTGGGGAGCCCTTGTTGCATGAGTGGGGCGTTAGAGTCGGAGAAAAATTGCCTTCAAGTATCGGATATATTGCGCAAAGGGTAATTTCTCGGAATAACCCGGAAAAAATCGAAGTTAAAGTGGGAAAAAGCGTATATCTGATTGTTTTTCACCCCTTATCCATGCAGGAGTGCGTAAACATTTCTGGATTCGATATAAGTGGTCAGAAAGAGTTTGAAGAAAAGCCTCTGGAGAGCAAAGAGAAATATCAGGATCTCTTCAATTTGATTGAACAGGCGGTACAGATTGGCGAGATCGTCTTTGATGAAAACGGTCGGTCAATTGATAATATAATTCTTGATGTTAATCTCGCGTATGAGAAGCATTCAGGTCTCAGGCGAGAACAGGTTATCGGTCGGGGTTTCAAAGAGATATTCCCCATCGTTGAGCAGAGATGGCTGGATCGCTACGGAGAGGTTGTTCGCACAGGTATGGGAATGCACTTCGAAGAATACAACGCTTCTCTTGACAGATGGTTCGAAGTATTTGCAAGCCCGATGGGAAGTAATCGTTTCATTGCGGTCTTTAGCGACATCACCAGGCACAAGCAGACAGAAGAGGATCTTCTCCGGTCGGAGCAACATTATCGACTTTTACATGAGACTATGCTTCAAGGTGTGGTCTACCAGGATGCAAGCGGTAAGATAATCTCCATGAATCCCGCAGCTGAGAGAATTCTTGGTAAAACTCCAGCTGAGTTCCTGGGTAGCTCTTCTGTGGGTGAAGAGTATCTTACTATCCGGGAGGACGGCTCTATGTTCCCGGGACTCGAGCATCCAGCTATGGTGTCCCTGCGAACAGGGCAGAAAGTGCAGGGCGTGGTGATGGGAGTTTACAATCCCCGGGAGAACTTCTATCGCTGGATCAACATTAATGCTGTGCCCATTTTCCGGACTGGAGAAGACAGGCCCTTCCAGGTATACACCCTGTTTGATGATATAACTGAACGCAAGCAGGAAGAACACAGGATACGCAGATACAATCGTATCCTTAAGGGAATCAACCGGATCTTCAGCAATGTAGTGCAGGCAAAAACAGAAGAAGAAGTGGGAAATGCATGTCTATCTGTAGCCCTGGAAGTGACCGGCAGCGAGTTTGGTTTCATTAATGAAATGGGTACCGACGGCCTTCTCCATGATGTTGCAAAAAGCGATCTGGGATGGGAACGGTGCTTCATGTACGACAAGACCGGACATCGCCGTCCTCCGAGCTTTTTTGCTGTCCATGGCCTGTACGGCAGTGTCATTATCAATGAGAAAGGCTTCTTTACCAGCGATCCGCCATCACATCCCGACAGTATCGGGATTCCATATGGTCATCCGCCGCTCACATCGTTTCTTGGCGTACCGCTTGTCCAGGACGGGAAAACGATTGGCTTGATCGCGGTTGCAAATCGTGAAGGGGGCTACAGCTCTGAGCAGCAGGAGGATCTCGAAGCTATCGCGCCGGCGGTGGTGCAGGCTCTGCAGAGGAAAAAGGCGGAAGAAGCTCTCAGGTTATCAAATATTTATAATCGTAGCCTTATCGAATCCAGTTTGGATCCTTTAGTAACCATTGGGCGTGATGGTAAAATTACGGATGTGAATTGTGCTACAGAACAGGTTACCGGATATTCCAGAAATGATTTGATTAAAACTGATTTTTCAGATTACTTTACTGAGCCTGAGAATGCTCGTGCAGGCTATAAGCAGGTATTTACAGATGGTGAAGTTCGGGATTATCCCCTTGAGATTCAGCATAAGGATGGACACATAACCCCTGTTTTGTACAATGCTTCAGTCTATAGAGACGAGAATGGAGAGGTTATTGGTGTTTTTGCGGCTGCCCGTGACATCACCGAGCGCAAAAAAGCAGAAGAAGCTCTAAAAAAAGCATATGACAATTTAGATAAACTGGTTAAAGAACGTACAGCGGAGCTTGAGAAAGCTTATACCTCCTTGAAAGAAAGTGAAAAAGGTCTTGCTGAAGCTCAAAAGATGGCTCACATTGGAAATTGGGATTTGGATCTTGTAACTGGTGAAGTATTCTGGTCTGATGAGTTATATCAGATTTTTGGACGTAATCCTCAAGAATCAGGCGCAACTTACCATGAACTTTTAAATTATATACATCCCGATGATCGAGATTTTGTGGATAGTGCTATCAAGAAAGGTTTAAACGAAAAGCCATCTGGCATTGATTACAGGGTTTTACTGGCTAACGGGGAAGAACGCAACGTCCATGCGGAGAGCGAAGTCATTTTTGATGAGAATGATGTTCCTGTTCGAGCGAAGGGAATAGTCCAGGATATTACTGAGCGTAAAAAATCAGAAGAGAAAATTCGAAACTTAGCGAATATCGTGGAATCATCAAGTGATGCTATTGGCACTATATCCCTTGAGGGCGTTATTACAAGCTGGAATAAAGGAGCAGAGCAGGTTTATGGTTATTCAGCGGAAGAAATTCTTGGAAAGACTGAGTCCATCCTGACTCTACCCCATTTAAGTGAAGAAACAAAAAAATTAACTGACAGGGTTATAAAGGGAGAAAGAATCAATAATTATGAGACTTCACGGTTAAGAAAAGACGGCACAATAATAAATGTTTCATTAACTCTTTCTCCGGTTTTTGACGCCTCTGGAAAGCTGACTGCTGTCTCAGTCATTGCCAGAGATATAACCGAAAGAAAAAGAGTAGAAGAAAAACTTCGGGAAATTGAGGAAAAGTACCGCAACATTGTAGAGACAGCAAACGAAGGTATACTCATAATAGACGATGAAGCCATAATCACTTACGCTAATAAGAAAATGGCGGATATGCTCGGATACACTCTGGAAGAAGGTCTTGGCAGACCGGTATGGGACTTTGCCGATGAAGAAAGTAAGACTATCCTCAAACAGAGTCTGGAAAAGAGACGGCAGGGTATCAATGGGAGTTACGAATTGAAATTAATATGTAAGGATGGCTCATCCTTATGGGCACTCATAAATGCTAAATCCATTTTTGATAAAGATGGCAAGTTTATGGGTACGGTGAGCATGCTCACTGATATTACCAAACGTAAAAAGGCTGAAGAAGCTCTGGAAAGGATGGATAAAGCCCGGATAAAAGAGATTCATCACAGAATCAAGAACAATTTGCAGATAATCTCTTCCCTGCTGGATCTCCAGGCTGAAAAGTTCGAGGACGAAAATGTTATAGAGTCTTTCAGGGAAGGCCAGAACAGGGTAATCTCAATGTCCCTCATCCATGAGGAACTCTATAAAGGAGAAGGGACCGATACACTGGACTTTTCTGCATACTTTAAAAAGTTAGCTGAAAACCTTTTCAAGACATACAACCTTAGCAGTAAAAATATCAGTCTGAGCATGGACCTGGAAGAAGACACTTTCTTTGATATGGATACTGCTGTCCCGTTAGGAATAATTGTTAATGAGTTAGTTTCAAATTCCCTCAAGCATGCATTTAACGAAGACGAAGAAGGGAAAATCCGAATCAAACTCTGCAGGGAAGAGAAGAATAGTGAGATGGGCATGTCTCTTTTTAGCCTGACAGTCTCGGACGACGGGAAAGGGCTTCCTGATGACATGGAATTAAAATGCGTCGAGTCACTTGGCCTTCAGTTAGTAAATATCCTTGTTGACCAGCTTGATGGAGAACTCCAACTTAAGCGGGAGCAGGGTACGGAATTTACCATCAAATTTAAAGTAATAGAAAAAGATAATCCGGCTCATGCAGGCTTAAAATCACAAAAAAACGGATAA